The following proteins are encoded in a genomic region of Ornithodoros turicata isolate Travis chromosome 6, ASM3712646v1, whole genome shotgun sequence:
- the LOC135398128 gene encoding tetraspanin-33-like, giving the protein MDSALKSMQGSKQGTSTERTKTTTGEDTSFRGDIDKCHRYVLIVLNVIVISFGTVVTVGSTFSLFGRWDDVIVVPGSLPLTIVVNLEFPFIVFGILCLVTGCFGFFGTVRENSGLLSAYSWLLCLLMMLNIISGLGLVAIPIAAPQIVERLLNIRLVEYYKDNDKVRSVVDYLQTNFECCGFTRRGYRDWNRNIYFNCSQDNPSSERCSVPESCCILAQAEDIEAALKHKYCSSGVLAMGKTQAFAVVYSRNCVDASIGIIRRNTLFLIAVTIVVQFALVIVQSVAEDVLRDLKALKEAYDKYEKALKKGHKDKLSAEEETVKKDVKSLPEKFVVDLEESFKKPKYKSVTKGKLHLIQPCRTPGTPFDRAISCENIHDVARCRDERVKVFLSWDCRKHSVFDPSCGHCVRNEQLRSPGTPRTPHRGHHVVDSL; this is encoded by the exons ATGGATTCCGCACTCAAGTCAATGCAAG GGTCCAAACAGGGAACATCAACTGAGAGAACCAAGACAACAACTGGAGAAGACACCTCATTCAGGGGCGACATCGATAAATGTCACCGCTACGTATTGATCGTCCTTAATGTCATCGTCATATCATTCGGAACCGTCGTTACTGTAGGCTCC ACGTTTTCATTGTTCGGCCGATGGGACGACGTCATTGTGGTTCCCGGTTCCTTACCGCTCACCATCGTAGTCAATCTCGAATTCCCTTTCATCGTCTTTGGCATTTTGTGCCTCGTGACTGGATGTTTTGGATTTTTTGGCACTGTACGAGAGAACAGTGGATTGTTGTCGGCATACTCGTGGCTGCTGTGTCTTCTCATGATGCTGAACATCATCTCTGGCTTGGGCTTGGTCGCGATTCCGATTGCAGCACCACAG ATCGTCGAGAGACTCCTGAACATTCGCCTCGTCGAGTACTACAAGGATAATGACAAAGTCCGCTCAGTGGTGGACTACTTGCAGACCAACTTCGAATGCTGCGGTTTTACCCGGCGCGGCTACCGTGACTGGAACCGGAATATATATTTCAATTGCAGTCAAGATAACCCGAGCAGTGAACGCTGCAGCGTTCCCGAATCTTGCTGCATATTAGCGCAAGCCGAAGACATTGAAGCTGCCCTGAAGCACAAATACTGCTCCAGCGGAGTCTTGGCAATGGGAAAGACGCAAGCGTTTGCCGTAGTTTACAGCAGGAACTGCGTAGACGCGTCGATCGGTATAATACGAAGGAACACGTTGTTCCTGATAGCAGTCACCATAGTCGTGCAGTTCGCGTTGGTTATAGTGCAGTCGGTGGCCGAAGATGTATTGCGCGACTTGAAGGCCTTAAAGGAGGCATACGACAAGTACGAAAAGGCTTTGAAAAAGGGTCACAAGGACAAACTGTCCGCGGAGGAAGAAACCGTGAAAAAAGACGTGAAGAGCCTTCCAGA GAAGTTCGTGGTCGACCTGGAGGAGTCGTTTAAAAAGCCCAAATATAAATCTGTCACCAAAGGGAAACTGCATTTGATCCAGCCCTGCAGGACTCCAGGAACACCTTTCGACAGGGCCATCAGCTGCGAAAACATACACGACGTAGCACGGTGTCGTGACGAACGTGTGAAGGTTTTCCTTTCCTGGGACTGTAGGAAGCACAGCGTATTCGACCCGAGCTGTGGGCATTGCGTCCGCAATGAACAGCTGAGATCACCGGGGACACCGCGCACGCCACACAGAGGGCACCACGTGGTCGACAGCCTTTAA
- the LOC135398129 gene encoding uncharacterized protein LOC135398129: MAYSNTNKEFYNDYQFRLITNIRMTSGLHVIFNGGAQTNNDLYFDFPKGFEPDITMTHVIKYTDVTNVSKFRVLENPSNFLEIFVGGKELRVYSSCETTKPENQGTRITSDFEPGVYIFQWKVIGGVVKFLMNGTEHPIHEIKQTDHTGTRTHFCDPSGPILVESHVTYYDDPHTVFNDEDDFKAPWVPLYNDGFVVCDGDGYDWVDIKYYGKTVATFKGHERMSLVFKGYGGKVIALDNDHPEQYKAVDREPGHTKMELTFSYQLSLRNVSIETGPKPK, from the exons ATGGCATACAGCAACACAAACAAGGAGTTCTACAACGATTACCAATTTCGCCTGATTACCAACATCCGCATGACAAGTGGCTTACACGTCATATTTAAC GGCGGTGCTCAAACTAACAACGACCTGTACTTTGACTTCCCCAAAGGGTTTGAACCTGACATCACCATGACTCATGTCATCAAGTACACAGATGTCACTAATGT GTCCAAGTTCCGCGTTCTGGAGAACCCGTCAAATTTTCTCGAAATTTTCGTTGGCGGAAAGGAACTGAGAGTATACAGCAGCTGCGAGACAACAAAGCCGGAAAACCAAGGCACGAGGATCACGTCGGACTTTGAGCCCGGTGTCTACATCTTTCAGTGGAAGGTTATCGGAGGAGTTGTCAAG TTTCTTATGAACGGCACCGAGCACCCCATTCATGAGATCAAGCAGACGGACCACACAGGCACTAGGACGCACTTCTGCGACCCTTCGGGCCCAATCCTCGTCGAAAGCCACGTGACCTACTATGACGATCCACACACGGTCTTCAACGAC GAAGATGACTTCAAAGCGCCTTGGGTACCCCTGTACAATGACGGCTTCGTTGTCTGCGATGGCGACGGATATGACTG GGTAGATATAAAATATTACGGCAAGACGGTGGCAACGTTCAAGGGCCACGAGAGAATGAGCCTGGTCTTCAAAGGCTATGGCGGTAAGGTGATTGCCTTGGACAACGACCATCCAGAGCAGTACAAAGCCGTCGACCGGGAACCGGGACATACAAAGATGGAACTGACTTTCTCCTACCAGCTGAGCCTTAGAAACGTCAGCATT GAAACTGGACCGAAGCCCAAGTAA